The proteins below come from a single Beutenbergia cavernae DSM 12333 genomic window:
- a CDS encoding MmcQ/YjbR family DNA-binding protein encodes MSSERFAEVAGAFDGRPGVALPEDGDRHFGMGTLRVDRRIFAMLHDDALVLKLPASRVAELVGDGVGTSFGSANRGKPLREWVTITDPTADWEALAEEAYAFVRALREAGRAAGDGERPGTVRSRAVRCGRGDRI; translated from the coding sequence ATGAGCTCCGAGCGCTTCGCTGAGGTGGCCGGCGCCTTCGACGGGCGGCCCGGCGTCGCGCTGCCCGAGGACGGCGATCGGCACTTCGGGATGGGCACGCTCCGCGTCGACCGACGGATCTTCGCGATGCTGCACGACGACGCGCTGGTCCTCAAGCTGCCGGCGTCGCGGGTGGCGGAGCTCGTGGGCGACGGCGTCGGGACGTCGTTCGGTTCCGCGAACCGCGGCAAGCCCCTCCGGGAGTGGGTGACGATCACCGACCCCACGGCGGACTGGGAGGCGCTGGCCGAGGAGGCGTACGCGTTCGTGCGCGCTCTGAGGGAGGCCGGCAGGGCTGCCGGAGACGGCGAACGGCCCGGGACCGTGCGGTCCCGGGCCGTTCGCTGTGGTCGGGGTGACAGGATTTGA
- a CDS encoding metallophosphoesterase yields the protein MGAGVLGWSLLEARRYTLRHVPVPVLSPGARPVRILHLSDLHLVPRQADKRAWLRDLATTGPDVVVDTGDNMAHREALPAVLDALEPLLALPGAFVMGSNDYFAPKIKNPLRYFLDDPRGFGDEGPSGDRLPGKELGAAFRAAGWRDLTNRRDTIDVGGTRLDLVGVDDPHLERDVLPPPVTAPADGGAAPGSSVRIGVAHAPYQRVLRGMQDDGAQLVLAGHTHGGQLCVPGYGALVTNCDLDTRRASGLHGWPGARPDEPGGEGSLWLHVSAGLGTSPYTPVRLACRPEATLVDLVPRDSRRPSAW from the coding sequence GTGGGGGCCGGCGTCCTCGGCTGGTCCCTGCTCGAGGCGCGGCGCTACACGCTGCGGCATGTCCCGGTCCCGGTGCTCTCCCCCGGCGCGAGGCCGGTCCGGATCTTGCACCTCTCGGACCTGCACCTCGTCCCGCGCCAGGCCGACAAGCGCGCCTGGCTCCGTGACCTCGCGACCACGGGTCCCGACGTCGTCGTCGACACGGGCGACAACATGGCGCACCGCGAGGCGCTCCCCGCCGTCCTCGACGCGCTCGAACCGCTGCTGGCGCTGCCCGGCGCGTTCGTCATGGGATCGAACGACTACTTCGCCCCGAAGATCAAGAACCCGCTCCGCTACTTCCTCGACGACCCGCGCGGGTTCGGCGACGAGGGACCGAGCGGTGATCGGCTGCCCGGCAAGGAGCTCGGCGCGGCGTTCCGCGCCGCGGGGTGGCGTGACCTGACCAACCGACGCGACACGATCGACGTCGGCGGGACCCGCCTCGACCTCGTGGGCGTGGATGACCCGCACCTCGAGCGGGACGTCCTTCCGCCGCCCGTCACCGCACCTGCCGACGGCGGTGCCGCCCCGGGTTCGTCGGTGCGGATCGGCGTCGCGCACGCCCCGTACCAGCGGGTGCTGCGTGGGATGCAGGACGACGGCGCGCAGCTCGTGCTGGCCGGCCACACGCACGGCGGGCAGCTGTGCGTGCCTGGCTACGGCGCGCTCGTGACGAACTGCGACCTGGACACTCGACGGGCGAGCGGGCTGCACGGGTGGCCAGGCGCCCGCCCCGACGAGCCGGGGGGCGAGGGCTCCCTCTGGCTCCACGTGAGCGCCGGGCTCGGGACGTCGCCGTACACGCCCGTGCGGCTGGCCTGCCGGCCCGAGGCGACGCTCGTCGACCTGGTGCCCCGTGACTCGCGCCGGCCCTCGGCGTGGTGA
- a CDS encoding penicillin-binding protein — translation MASPRRSTSRAVNPVQLVSLLVAYLLVAGAGGVLTAGLVMPAIAAAGATSEAGNQLFDDLPTELGPQTPSERTTILAADGSHLATYYARNRIVVPLDQISQYMRDAVVATEDRRFYEHSGVDIEGIMRGAVSTLSGDIQGASTLTQQYVKNVLIEAGDVAGDEEAIEAARETSLGRKLREAKLAIALEKVMTKDQILEGYLNIAQFGASQYGVEAASQFYFGHSAADLTLPEAALIAGITQSPGKYDPVRDEANGYENSTNRRNTVLYLMFQQGYITQEEHDAAVAIAVPDMLHITQTPVGCQTAGGGVSAFFCQYVTEVLLNDPILGETEEERRQALNRGGLTVTTTLQPPAQQAAYDSLTGRVPVNDPSYNSRQGELGVSGAISTVEPGTGNIVAMVQNTPFGQPTAEQPRATRVNYNVDRAYGGGDGFQTGSTFKAFVLTQWLIDGHTLSDVVNGSNGQVFPANSWTISCYPNAVSSWPPKNLESGASGQMTVLRATQESINTAFAYMANQDMDLCALRDTAARMGVHVGTGTVQPNGQALFDSQAGEAMLTTPSMVLGANTIAPLTMAAAFATYASGGVYCEPRAITSITDTNGEAIPVPEPECSQALEPHIAAAATYAMQQVVQNGTATSAQIGRPLAGKTGTANDDYHAWFIGYTPQLATAVWTGHHEGNISMFDSVINGRYYSQVFGGALPAPIFSDYMSQVMAPYPVEDFPRAGEREIYGDLVQVPGVIGQDLAAAQQTLTAAGFQVQVAEPVTSDQAAGTVAEMDPAEGSRVRPGTTITLRPSSGPEEEEEDDDDRGNLPPVIPPGGGDDDDRGGGGGNGGGDN, via the coding sequence ATGGCATCACCCCGCCGGTCGACCTCGCGCGCCGTCAACCCGGTCCAGCTGGTGTCGCTCCTCGTCGCCTACCTCCTGGTGGCCGGCGCGGGCGGCGTCCTGACCGCAGGACTCGTCATGCCGGCCATCGCGGCCGCCGGCGCGACGTCCGAGGCAGGCAACCAGCTGTTCGACGACCTGCCGACCGAGCTCGGGCCGCAGACGCCGTCGGAGCGCACCACGATCCTCGCGGCCGACGGCTCGCACCTCGCGACGTACTACGCGCGGAACCGGATCGTCGTGCCGCTGGACCAGATCTCCCAGTACATGCGCGACGCCGTCGTCGCCACGGAGGACCGGCGCTTCTACGAGCACAGCGGCGTCGACATCGAAGGCATCATGCGCGGTGCGGTGAGCACGCTCTCGGGCGACATCCAGGGGGCGTCGACGCTCACGCAACAGTACGTGAAGAACGTGCTCATCGAGGCCGGCGACGTGGCTGGCGACGAGGAGGCGATCGAGGCCGCGCGCGAGACCAGCCTCGGCCGCAAGCTCCGCGAGGCCAAGCTCGCGATCGCGCTCGAGAAGGTCATGACGAAGGACCAGATCCTCGAGGGCTACCTCAACATCGCGCAGTTCGGCGCGAGCCAGTACGGCGTCGAGGCCGCGTCCCAGTTCTACTTCGGGCACAGCGCGGCGGACCTGACGCTGCCCGAGGCGGCACTCATCGCGGGCATCACGCAGTCGCCGGGCAAGTACGACCCGGTCCGCGACGAGGCGAACGGCTACGAGAACTCGACCAACCGCCGCAACACCGTGCTGTACCTGATGTTCCAGCAGGGATACATCACGCAGGAGGAGCACGACGCGGCGGTGGCGATCGCCGTCCCGGACATGCTCCACATCACCCAGACACCCGTCGGGTGCCAGACCGCGGGCGGCGGCGTCAGCGCGTTCTTCTGCCAGTACGTCACCGAGGTCCTCCTCAACGACCCGATCCTCGGGGAGACCGAGGAGGAGCGGCGCCAGGCGCTGAACCGTGGCGGCCTGACCGTCACGACGACGCTGCAGCCGCCGGCCCAGCAGGCGGCGTACGACTCGCTCACCGGGCGCGTGCCGGTCAACGACCCCTCGTACAACTCCCGTCAGGGCGAGCTCGGCGTGAGCGGCGCGATCTCGACGGTCGAGCCGGGCACGGGGAACATCGTCGCGATGGTGCAGAACACGCCGTTCGGCCAGCCCACGGCTGAGCAGCCACGCGCGACGCGCGTGAACTACAACGTCGACCGCGCCTACGGCGGCGGCGACGGCTTCCAGACCGGATCCACGTTCAAGGCGTTCGTGCTGACGCAGTGGCTCATCGACGGGCACACGCTCAGCGACGTCGTCAACGGCTCGAACGGGCAGGTGTTCCCGGCGAATTCGTGGACGATCTCGTGCTACCCGAACGCCGTCTCGTCGTGGCCGCCGAAGAACCTCGAGAGCGGCGCGAGCGGGCAGATGACCGTGCTGCGCGCGACGCAGGAGTCCATCAACACGGCGTTCGCCTACATGGCGAACCAGGACATGGACCTGTGCGCGCTCCGCGACACCGCGGCGCGGATGGGCGTGCACGTCGGGACCGGCACGGTGCAGCCCAACGGCCAGGCGCTGTTCGACTCGCAGGCCGGCGAGGCGATGCTCACGACGCCGTCGATGGTCCTGGGCGCGAACACGATCGCTCCGCTGACCATGGCCGCGGCGTTCGCGACGTACGCGTCCGGCGGCGTCTACTGCGAGCCGCGAGCGATCACGAGCATCACCGACACGAACGGCGAGGCGATCCCCGTGCCTGAGCCGGAGTGCAGCCAGGCGCTCGAGCCGCACATCGCCGCGGCGGCGACGTACGCCATGCAGCAGGTGGTGCAGAACGGCACCGCGACGTCGGCGCAGATCGGGCGGCCCCTCGCCGGCAAGACCGGCACGGCGAACGACGACTACCACGCGTGGTTCATCGGGTACACGCCGCAGCTCGCGACGGCGGTCTGGACCGGTCACCACGAGGGCAACATCTCGATGTTCGACTCGGTGATCAACGGCCGGTACTACTCGCAGGTGTTCGGTGGCGCGCTGCCGGCGCCGATCTTCAGCGACTACATGAGCCAGGTCATGGCGCCGTACCCGGTGGAGGACTTCCCTCGGGCCGGAGAGCGCGAGATCTACGGCGACCTCGTCCAGGTGCCGGGCGTCATCGGGCAGGATCTCGCGGCCGCCCAGCAGACGCTGACCGCTGCTGGGTTCCAGGTGCAGGTGGCCGAGCCCGTGACGTCGGACCAGGCGGCGGGCACCGTCGCGGAGATGGACCCGGCGGAGGGCTCGCGGGTGCGCCCGGGCACGACGATCACGCTGCGTCCGAGCAGCGGGCCTGAGGAAGAGGAAGAGGACGACGACGACCGCGGCAACCTCCCGCCGGTCATCCCGCCCGGCGGAGGCGACGACGACGACCGCGGCGGCGGGGGCGGCAACGGCGGAGGGGACAACTGA
- a CDS encoding WhiB family transcriptional regulator: MSDGGLTPEASWTLNAACAAEAPQEMADDLFVQGAAQRDARRICFACDVRLECLAEALQTRAPFGVWGGMTERERRALLRRRGDVASWWDEIRTDEELTTTFSAQRLSLDDGRRRVRSTA; the protein is encoded by the coding sequence ATGAGTGACGGGGGCTTGACGCCCGAGGCGAGCTGGACGCTCAACGCGGCATGTGCGGCAGAGGCGCCGCAGGAGATGGCGGACGACCTCTTCGTCCAGGGCGCAGCGCAGCGCGATGCCAGGCGAATCTGCTTCGCGTGCGACGTCCGTCTCGAGTGTCTCGCCGAGGCCCTCCAGACCCGAGCGCCGTTCGGCGTCTGGGGCGGGATGACGGAACGCGAACGGCGCGCGCTGCTGCGACGTCGGGGCGACGTGGCCTCGTGGTGGGACGAGATCAGGACCGACGAGGAGCTGACGACGACGTTCAGCGCGCAGCGCCTCTCGCTTGACGACGGTCGACGGCGCGTGCGCTCCACCGCGTAG
- a CDS encoding DUF4177 domain-containing protein → MTTWEYATVPLIIHATKQILDQWGSDGWELVQVVPGPDGNGLVAYLKRPREGQA, encoded by the coding sequence ATGACGACGTGGGAGTACGCGACTGTCCCCCTGATCATCCATGCGACGAAGCAGATCCTCGATCAGTGGGGGTCGGACGGGTGGGAGCTCGTCCAGGTCGTGCCGGGCCCGGACGGCAACGGGCTGGTGGCCTACCTGAAGCGCCCGCGCGAGGGTCAGGCGTGA
- a CDS encoding RidA family protein, which translates to MTPSQRLAELGLELPAVPEPLAAYVPAVTSGEYVWTSGQLPMRDGALVATGKVGEGPGLVSPADAKELARIAALNALAAIAQQAGGLDRVVQVVKVVGFVASDPSFTGQPGVVNGASELIGDVFAEQGIHARSAVGVASLPIDAPVEVEVVARIA; encoded by the coding sequence GTGACGCCGTCGCAGCGGCTGGCCGAGCTGGGGCTCGAGCTGCCGGCCGTGCCGGAGCCGCTGGCGGCGTACGTGCCGGCGGTTACGTCCGGTGAGTACGTCTGGACGTCCGGTCAGCTGCCGATGCGCGACGGCGCGCTCGTTGCCACCGGCAAGGTCGGCGAGGGACCGGGACTCGTCTCGCCCGCTGACGCGAAGGAGCTGGCGCGGATCGCTGCGCTCAACGCCCTCGCGGCGATCGCGCAGCAGGCCGGCGGGCTCGACCGCGTGGTCCAGGTCGTCAAGGTGGTCGGCTTCGTGGCCTCGGATCCGTCGTTCACGGGGCAGCCCGGCGTCGTGAACGGTGCGAGCGAGCTCATCGGCGACGTGTTCGCCGAGCAGGGCATCCACGCCCGGTCGGCCGTCGGGGTGGCGTCGCTGCCGATCGACGCGCCGGTCGAGGTCGAGGTCGTCGCCCGCATCGCCTGA
- a CDS encoding Crp/Fnr family transcriptional regulator, translated as MNEDVVRTAPIFADLDDDTVAALRAAMDEVTVRRGEVLFREGEPGDRLFVIASGKVKLGHTAPDGRENLLAILGPGEIVGELSLYDPGARTATATALAPSNLLELDNPDLVALLEDHPSLARQLLRSLAQRLRRTNNALADLVFSDVPGRVAKALLDLSHRFGRPVPGGIRVPHDLTQEELAQLVGASRETVNKSLAEFSARGWIQLDGRAVVLLDVPRLERRAR; from the coding sequence GTGAACGAGGACGTCGTCCGAACCGCGCCGATCTTCGCCGATCTCGACGACGACACCGTCGCCGCGCTCCGTGCCGCCATGGACGAGGTCACCGTCCGACGCGGCGAGGTGCTGTTCCGCGAGGGGGAACCCGGGGACCGGCTCTTCGTCATCGCCTCGGGCAAGGTGAAGCTCGGGCACACCGCCCCTGACGGGCGGGAGAACCTCTTGGCCATCCTCGGCCCCGGCGAGATCGTCGGTGAGCTCTCGCTGTACGACCCGGGAGCGCGGACGGCGACGGCCACGGCCCTCGCGCCGTCGAACCTCCTCGAGCTCGACAATCCCGACCTCGTCGCGCTGCTCGAGGACCACCCCTCGCTCGCGCGGCAGCTCCTCCGCTCGCTCGCGCAGCGGCTCCGCCGCACGAACAACGCGCTCGCCGACCTCGTCTTCTCCGACGTGCCGGGGCGCGTGGCGAAGGCTCTGCTCGACCTCTCGCACCGCTTCGGCCGGCCGGTCCCCGGCGGGATCCGCGTGCCGCACGACCTCACGCAGGAGGAGCTCGCCCAGCTCGTCGGCGCCTCACGCGAGACGGTCAACAAGTCGCTCGCTGAGTTCTCCGCGCGGGGCTGGATCCAGCTCGACGGGCGCGCCGTCGTCCTGCTGGACGTGCCACGGTTGGAGCGGCGCGCCCGCTGA
- a CDS encoding class I SAM-dependent methyltransferase: MTRPTTARSNWAGYYAAGEGRDVRDLVVRGAAATAAPGRALDLGCGDGTETAWLLERGWRVWALDVTPEAMPLVRAKAEAARAGDRLDTVVADLATAALPAADLVLACASLPFVEPGAFDGAWSRVRAALRPGGVLAVNLFGTNDSWADAETGVDGMTFQARAEVEELLAGLHVVELTETEWDGPSGRGPKHWHRFDVVAHA, from the coding sequence GTGACGCGGCCGACGACGGCTCGGTCCAACTGGGCGGGCTACTACGCCGCCGGGGAGGGCCGCGACGTCCGCGACCTCGTGGTGCGCGGCGCTGCGGCGACGGCCGCGCCGGGGCGCGCGCTCGACCTCGGGTGCGGGGACGGCACCGAGACGGCGTGGCTGCTCGAGCGCGGCTGGCGCGTGTGGGCGCTCGACGTCACACCCGAGGCGATGCCGCTCGTGCGCGCGAAGGCCGAGGCGGCGCGCGCCGGGGACCGGCTCGACACGGTCGTGGCCGACCTGGCGACGGCGGCGCTCCCCGCCGCCGACCTCGTGCTGGCGTGTGCGAGCCTGCCGTTCGTCGAGCCAGGCGCGTTCGACGGCGCGTGGTCACGGGTGCGTGCCGCCCTTCGGCCGGGCGGAGTCCTCGCCGTGAACCTGTTCGGGACGAACGACTCGTGGGCCGACGCCGAGACGGGCGTCGACGGGATGACGTTCCAGGCCCGCGCGGAGGTCGAGGAGCTGCTGGCCGGGCTCCACGTCGTCGAGCTCACCGAGACCGAGTGGGACGGGCCGAGCGGCCGCGGACCGAAGCACTGGCACCGGTTCGACGTCGTCGCTCACGCCTGA
- a CDS encoding alpha/beta fold hydrolase, whose protein sequence is MSVDPSIVLVEGPWTHTYVAANGARFHVALAGPDDFRAPLVVLLHAFPQLWYAWRAQLPALAEAGYRVAAMDLRGFGASDKPPMGHDTPSLVADVAGVIRSLGASEAVVVGHGYGGGIAWSMPAFAPEVTRAVATLGAPHPVALRRRRLPMRTLATLARLQLPWFPERALRTPGGVTRLLRAWGAPGWEGDATQLYNDAMRLPFVAHTSLELVRWQVRSTPRPDGRRYLAALHDPVTVPVLSLHGTRDRFVAPSASRRDAEFVDGPYAFRTIEGAGHFLPEEAPDDVTRHLLEFLETV, encoded by the coding sequence GTGAGTGTCGACCCGTCGATCGTCCTTGTCGAGGGCCCGTGGACGCACACCTACGTCGCCGCGAACGGCGCTCGGTTCCACGTCGCGCTCGCCGGGCCGGACGACTTCCGCGCTCCCCTCGTGGTGCTGCTGCACGCCTTCCCTCAGCTCTGGTACGCCTGGCGCGCCCAGCTGCCCGCGCTGGCCGAGGCCGGCTACCGCGTGGCCGCCATGGATCTGCGCGGCTTCGGCGCGTCGGACAAGCCGCCGATGGGTCACGACACGCCGTCCCTCGTGGCGGACGTAGCCGGCGTGATCCGGTCGCTCGGGGCGAGCGAGGCTGTCGTCGTCGGGCACGGGTACGGCGGCGGGATCGCGTGGTCGATGCCCGCCTTCGCCCCCGAGGTGACGCGCGCCGTCGCGACGCTCGGAGCCCCGCACCCGGTCGCGCTACGCCGTCGACGGCTGCCGATGCGCACGCTCGCGACGCTCGCCCGCCTGCAGCTCCCGTGGTTCCCCGAGCGTGCGCTCCGCACGCCGGGGGGCGTCACACGGCTCCTGCGCGCCTGGGGGGCACCGGGGTGGGAGGGCGACGCGACGCAGCTGTACAACGACGCGATGCGGCTGCCGTTCGTGGCGCACACGTCGCTCGAGCTCGTGCGCTGGCAGGTGCGCTCCACTCCCCGCCCGGACGGCCGCCGCTACCTGGCGGCGCTGCACGACCCGGTGACCGTGCCCGTGCTCAGCCTCCACGGCACCCGCGACCGGTTCGTGGCGCCGTCGGCCTCACGGCGCGACGCCGAGTTCGTGGACGGGCCGTACGCGTTCCGCACCATCGAGGGCGCCGGGCACTTCCTGCCGGAGGAGGCGCCTGACGACGTCACCCGCCATCTGCTCGAGTTCCTGGAGACGGTGTGA
- the acs gene encoding acetate--CoA ligase, with protein sequence MPENGPVESGPALENLLVEERTFPPSPEFAAAAVASADLYEQASADRLGFWADQARELLDWDTAFTEVLDFSDAPRARWFADGTLNAAFNAVDRHVAAGLGERVAIHWEGENGDTRTLTYADLQREISRAANVLGDLGVSTGDRVAIYLPMIPEAVIAMLACARIGAPHSVVFGGFSAEALHSRIVDAEAKLVITADGGYRRGAPSALKPAVDEALAKGGTPVEHVLVVRRTGQEVAWTDDRDVWWHESVDAASETHAPVAVDAEHPLFILYTSGTTGKPKGIFHTTGGYLTQSAYTHRNVFDLHPETDVYWCTADIGWVTGHTYVTYGPLVNGATQVMYEGTPDTPHRGRWWEIVQKYGVTILYTAPTAIRTCMKWGGDIPAQFDLSSLRVLGSVGEPINPEAWMWYRRVIGGDRTPVVDTWWQTETGAIMISPLPGVTAAKPGSAQVPLPGIVADVLDDAGKSVPNGSGGYLVLTEPWPSMLRGIWGDEERFRETYWSRFPGSYFAGDGAKKDADGDIWLLGRVDDVMNVSGHRLSTTEIESALVSHPWVAEAAVVGAQDATTGQAVVAFVILRAEAVEKADEEGEGHDVVAELRNHVAKEIGPIAKPRSILVVAELPKTRSGKIMRRLLRDVAEHRQVGDVTTLADTSVMDLIATGLATAPSTD encoded by the coding sequence ATGCCCGAGAACGGCCCGGTCGAGTCGGGGCCCGCACTCGAGAACCTGCTGGTCGAGGAGCGCACCTTCCCGCCGAGTCCAGAGTTCGCAGCCGCGGCCGTCGCCTCGGCCGATCTCTACGAGCAGGCCTCCGCAGACCGGCTCGGCTTCTGGGCCGACCAGGCGCGTGAGCTGCTGGACTGGGACACCGCGTTCACCGAGGTGCTCGACTTCTCGGACGCTCCGCGCGCGCGATGGTTCGCCGACGGCACGCTGAACGCGGCGTTCAACGCCGTCGACCGGCACGTCGCTGCGGGGCTCGGCGAGCGGGTGGCCATCCACTGGGAGGGTGAGAACGGCGACACCCGCACGCTGACCTACGCGGACCTCCAGCGCGAGATCTCACGCGCCGCGAACGTCCTCGGCGACCTCGGGGTGTCCACGGGCGACCGGGTGGCGATCTACCTGCCTATGATCCCCGAGGCCGTCATCGCGATGCTCGCGTGCGCCCGTATCGGCGCGCCGCACTCCGTCGTGTTCGGCGGGTTCTCGGCGGAGGCGCTGCACAGCCGCATCGTCGACGCCGAGGCGAAGCTCGTCATCACGGCTGACGGCGGGTACCGGCGTGGGGCGCCGAGCGCGCTCAAGCCGGCCGTCGACGAGGCGCTCGCCAAGGGCGGCACGCCCGTGGAGCACGTGCTCGTGGTGCGGCGCACCGGCCAGGAGGTCGCCTGGACCGACGACCGCGACGTGTGGTGGCACGAGAGCGTCGACGCCGCGTCGGAGACGCACGCACCGGTCGCCGTCGACGCCGAGCACCCGCTGTTCATCCTCTACACGTCCGGCACGACGGGGAAGCCGAAGGGCATCTTCCACACGACGGGCGGGTACCTCACGCAGTCGGCGTACACGCACCGCAACGTGTTCGACCTGCACCCGGAGACGGACGTCTACTGGTGCACGGCCGACATCGGCTGGGTCACGGGGCACACCTACGTGACTTACGGCCCCCTGGTCAACGGCGCGACCCAGGTCATGTACGAGGGCACGCCGGACACGCCGCACCGCGGGCGCTGGTGGGAGATCGTCCAGAAGTACGGCGTCACCATCCTGTACACCGCACCCACCGCCATTCGTACGTGCATGAAGTGGGGCGGGGACATCCCCGCCCAGTTCGACCTGTCGAGCCTGCGCGTGCTGGGCAGCGTGGGCGAGCCCATCAACCCCGAGGCCTGGATGTGGTACCGCCGCGTCATCGGCGGCGACCGGACGCCGGTGGTCGACACGTGGTGGCAGACCGAGACCGGCGCGATCATGATCTCCCCGCTCCCGGGTGTCACGGCCGCGAAGCCGGGCAGCGCCCAGGTGCCGCTGCCGGGGATCGTCGCCGACGTCCTCGATGACGCCGGGAAGTCCGTCCCGAACGGCTCCGGCGGCTACCTCGTGCTCACCGAGCCGTGGCCCTCGATGCTGCGAGGGATCTGGGGGGACGAGGAGCGGTTCCGCGAGACGTACTGGTCGCGCTTCCCGGGCAGCTACTTCGCCGGGGACGGCGCGAAGAAGGACGCCGACGGCGACATCTGGCTGCTCGGTCGGGTCGACGACGTCATGAACGTCTCCGGGCACCGGCTCTCGACCACCGAGATCGAGTCCGCGCTCGTGTCGCACCCGTGGGTGGCGGAGGCCGCCGTCGTCGGTGCGCAGGACGCGACCACCGGCCAGGCCGTCGTGGCGTTCGTCATCCTGCGGGCGGAAGCCGTCGAGAAGGCGGACGAGGAGGGCGAGGGTCACGACGTCGTCGCCGAGCTCCGGAACCACGTCGCCAAGGAGATCGGGCCGATCGCGAAGCCGCGCTCGATCCTCGTGGTCGCGGAGCTGCCGAAGACCCGGTCCGGCAAGATCATGCGCCGGCTCCTGCGCGACGTCGCCGAGCACCGGCAGGTGGGCGACGTCACCACGCTCGCCGACACGTCGGTCATGGACCTCATCGCGACGGGTCTGGCGACGGCGCCGTCCACCGACTGA
- a CDS encoding RNA polymerase sigma factor, protein MKPRSEDRLRELWLAHAADVHRFAQRALPHHDAEEVVSETFVVAWRRLADVPEDARPWLFATARNIMMTRARSTGRRYALIARIEREPTTTPEPTDEQALARHDLARAWLSLYEQDRECLALIVWEGLSNRDAARVVGCSPTAFAVRVMRARRRFEKALEDKPEPRPLPIPLGATHEQD, encoded by the coding sequence GTGAAGCCGCGTTCTGAGGACCGTCTGCGTGAGCTGTGGCTGGCCCACGCGGCAGACGTCCATCGCTTCGCTCAGCGCGCTCTTCCGCACCATGACGCGGAAGAAGTCGTATCGGAGACCTTCGTGGTCGCGTGGCGCCGACTCGCAGACGTGCCGGAGGACGCACGCCCATGGCTCTTTGCCACCGCCCGGAACATCATGATGACCCGTGCGCGCTCGACGGGCCGACGCTATGCACTAATAGCCCGGATCGAGCGAGAACCCACAACAACCCCTGAGCCCACCGACGAACAAGCTCTCGCAAGGCACGACCTGGCGCGGGCATGGCTCTCGCTCTATGAGCAAGACCGCGAGTGTCTGGCGTTGATCGTCTGGGAGGGCCTGTCGAACCGGGACGCTGCTCGCGTGGTCGGTTGCAGCCCAACGGCCTTCGCTGTTCGAGTCATGAGAGCTCGTCGCCGCTTCGAGAAGGCGCTCGAGGACAAGCCGGAACCCCGCCCGCTGCCGATTCCACTGGGAGCAACCCATGAACAGGACTGA